In Nomascus leucogenys isolate Asia chromosome 8, Asia_NLE_v1, whole genome shotgun sequence, a single genomic region encodes these proteins:
- the LOC100600510 gene encoding tubulin beta-2B chain, with protein MREIVHIQAGQCGNQIGAKFWEVISDEHGIDPTGSYHGDSDLQLERINVYYNEATGNKYVPRAILVDLEPGTMDSVRSGPFGQIFRPDNFVFGQSGAGNNWAKGHYTEGAELVDSVLDVVRKESESCDCLQGFQLTHSLGGGTGSGMGTLLISKIREEYPDRIMNTFSVMPSPKVSDTVVEPYNATLSVHQLVENTDETYCIDNEALYDICFRTLKLTTPTYGDLNHLVSATMSGVTTCLRFPGQLNADLRKLAVNMVPFPRLHFFMPGFAPLTSRGSQQYRALTVPELTQQMFDSKNMMAACDPRHGRYLTVAAIFRGRMSMKEVDEQMLNVQNKNSSYFVEWIPNNVKTAVCDIPPRGLKMSATFIGNSTAIQELFKRISEQFTAMFRRKAFLHWYTGEGMDEMEFTEAESNMNDLVSEYQQYQDATADEQGEFEEEEGEDEA; from the exons ATGCGTGAGATCGTGCACATCCAGGCGGGCCAGTGCGGCAACCAGATCGGCGCCAAG TTTTGGGAGGTCATCAGTGATGAGCATGGGATTGACCCCACTGGCAGTTACCATGGAGACAGTGATTTGCAGCTGGAGAGAATCAATGTTTACTACAATGAAGCCACTG GTAACAAATATGTTCCTCGGGCCATCCTCGTGGATCTGGAGCCAGGCACGATGGATTCGGTTAGGTCTGGACCATTCGGCCAGATCTTCAGACCAGATAATTTCGTGTTTG GCCAGAGCGGAGCCGGGAATAACTGGGCCAAGGGCCACTACACAGAGGGAGCCGAGCTGGTCGACTCGGTCCTGGATGTGGtgaggaaggagtcagagagctgTGACTGTCTCCAGGGCTTCCAGCTGACCCACTCTCTGGGGGGCGGCACGGGGTCCGGGATGGGCACCCTGCTCATCAGCAAGATCCGGGAAGAGTACCCAGACCGCATCATGAACACCTTCAGCGTCATGCCCTCACCCAAGGTGTCAGACACGGTGGTGGAGCCCTACAACGCCACCCTCTCTGTCCACCAGCTGGTGGAAAACACAGATGAAACCTACTGCATTGACAACGAGGCCCTGTATGACATCTGCTTCCGCACCCTGAAGCTGACCACCCCCACCTACGGGGACCTCAACCACCTGGTGTCGGCCACCATGAGCGGGGTCACCACCTGCCTGCGCTTCCCGGGCCAGCTGAACGCAGACCTGCGCAAGCTGGCGGTGAACATGGTGCCCTTCCCCCGCCTGCACTTCTTCATGCCCGGCTTCGCGCCCCTGACCAGCCGGGGCAGCCAGCAGTACCGGGCGCTCACGGTGCCCGAGCTCACCCAGCAGATGTTCGACTCCAAGAACATGATGGCCGCCTGCGACCCGCGCCACGGCCGCTACCTGACGGTGGCTGCCATCTTCCGGGGCCGCATGTCCATGAAGGAGGTGGACGAGCAGATGCTCAACGTGCAGAACAAGAACAGCAGCTACTTCGTGGAGTGGATCCCCAACAACGTGAAGACGGCCGTGTGTGACATCCCGCCCCGCGGCCTGAAGATGTCGGCCACCTTCATCGGCAACAGCACGGCCATCCAGGAGCTGTTCAAGCGCATCTCGGAGCAGTTCACGGCCATGTTCCGGCGCAAGGCCTTCCTGCACTGGTACACGGGCGAGGGCATGGACGAGATGGAGTTCACCGAGGCCGAGAGCAACATGAACGACCTGGTGTCTGAGTACCAGCAGTACCAGGACGCCACGGCCGACGAACAAGGGGAGTTCGAGGAGGAGGAGGGCGAGGACGAGGCGTAG